One window of the Bos mutus isolate GX-2022 chromosome X, NWIPB_WYAK_1.1, whole genome shotgun sequence genome contains the following:
- the KDM5C gene encoding lysine-specific demethylase 5C isoform X13, producing MGRNNKRTGLCGSWNGYKLGQKAQTRVKLNYLDQIAKFWEIQGSSLKIPNVERRILDLYSLSKIVVEEGGYEAICKDRRWARVAQRLNYPPGKNIGSLLRSHYERIVYPYEMYQSGANLVQCNTRPFDNEEKDKEYKPHSIPLRQSVQPSKFNSYGRRAKRLQPDPEPTEEDIEKNPELKKLQIYGAGPKMMGLGLMAKDKTLRKKDKEGPECPPTVVVKEESGGDMKVESTSPKTFLESKEELSHSPEPCTKMTMRLRRNHSNAQFIESYVCRMCSRGDEDDKLLLCDGCDDNYHIFCLLPPLPEIPKGVWRCPKCVMAECKRPPEAFGFEQATREYTLQSFGEMADSFKADYFNMPVHMVPTELVEKEFWRLVNSIEEDVTVEYGADIHSKEFGSGFPVSDSKRHLTPEEEEYATSGWNLNVMPVLEQSVLCHINADISGMKVPWLYVGMVFSAFCWHIEDHWSYSINYLHWGEPKTWYGVPSLAAEHLEEVMKKLTPELFDSQPDLLHQLVTLMNPNTLMSHGVPVVRTNQCAGEFVITFPRAYHSGFNQGYNFAEAVNFCTADWLPAGRQCIEHYRRLRRYCVFSHEELICKMAACPEKLDLNLAAAVHKEMFIMVQEERRLRKALLEKGITEAEREAFELLPDDERQCIKCKTTCFLSALACYDCPDGLVCLSHINDLCKCSSSRQYLRYRYTLDELPAMLHKLKVRAESFDTWANKVRVALEVEDGRKRSLEELRALESEARERRFPNSELLQRLKNCLSEAEACVSRALGLVSGQEAGPHRMAGLQMTLAELRAFLDQMNNLPCAMHQIGDVKGILEQVEAYQAEACEALASLPSSPGLLQSLLERGRQLGVEVPEAQQLQRQVEQAQWLDEVKRTLAPSARRGTLAVMRGLLVAGASVAPSPAVDKAQAELQELLTIAERWEEKAHLCLEARQKHPPATLEAIIHEAENIPVHLPNIQALKEALAKARAWIADVDEIQNGDHYPCLDDLEGLVAVGRDLPVGLEELRQLELQVLTAHSWREKASKTFLKKNSCYTLLEVLCPCADAGSDSTKRSRWMEKELGLYKSDTELLGLSAQDLRDPGSVIVAFKEGEQKEKEGILQLRRTNSTKPSPLASSTTASSATSICVCGQVPAGVGALQCDLCQDWFHGRCVSVPRLLSSPRPSPTPSPLLAWWEWDTKFLCPLCMRSRRPRLETILALLVALQRLPVRLPEGEALQCLTERAISWQGRARQALASEDVTALLGRLAELRQRLQAEPRPEEPPTYPSAPASDPLREGSGKDMPKVQGLLENGDSMTSPEKVAPGEGSGKRDLELLSSLLPRLTGPVLELPEATRTPLEELMLEGDLLEVTLDENQSIWQLLQAGQPPDVERIRTLLELEKAERHGSRARGRALERRRRRKADRGGEGDDPAREELEPKRVRSSGPEAEEAQEEEELEEETGGEGPPPPLPTTDSPSTQENGLEPALGASSGSSGPFPTLTPRLHVPCPQQPSQQQL from the exons gccCAGACGAGAGTGAAACTGAACTACTTGGATCAGATTGCCAAATTCTGGGAAATCCAGGGCTCTTCCTTAAAGATTCCCAATGTAGAACGGCGGATCTTGGACCTCTACAGCCTCAGCAAA ATAGTGGTGGAGGAAGGTGGCTATGAAGCCATCTGCAAGGACCGTCGATGGGCTCGGGTGGCCCAGCGCCTCAACTACCCACCAGGCAAAAACATTGGCTCCCTGCTGCGCTCCCACTATGAACGCATCGTTTACCCCTATGAGATGTACCAGTCTGGAGCCAACCTGGTG CAGTGCAACACACGTCCATTTGATAATGAGGAGAAGGACAAGGAATATAAACCTCACAGTATCCCCCTTCGACAGTCTGTGCAGCCCTCCAAGTTCAACAGCTATGGCCGGCGAGCCAAGAGACTGCAGCCTGAT CCGGAACCCACAGAAGAAGACATTGAAAAGAATCCTGAGCTAAAGAAGCTGCAGATCTATGGGGCAGGCCCCAAGATGATGGGCCTAGGCCTCATGGCCAAGGATAAGACTCTGCGGAAGAAAG ATAAGGAAGGGCCCGAGTGTCCCCCTACTGTAGTGGTGAAGGAGGAGTCAGGCGGGGACATGAAGGTGGAGTCAACCTCACCCAAGACCTTCCTGGAGAGCAAGGAGGAGCTGAGTCACAGCCCAGAGCCCTGCACCAAGATGACCATGAGGCTCAGGAGGAACCACAGCAATGCCCAGTTT ATTGAGTCATATGTGTGCCGAATGTGTTCGCGAGGGGATGAGGATGACAAGCTCCTGCTGTGTGATGGCTGTGATGACAACTACCACATCTTCTGCTTGTTGCCTCCTTTGCCTGAGATTCCCAAGGGTGTCTGGCGGTGTCCAAAGTGTGTCATGGCG GAGTGTAAGCGCCCCCCTGAAGCCTTTGGCTTTGAGCAGGCTACCCGGGAGTACACTCTGCAGAGCTTTGGCGAGATGGCTGACTCCTTTAAAGCCGATTACTTCAACATGCCCGTACAC ATGGTACCCACAGAACTTGTGGAGAAGGAATTCTGGCGGCTGGTGAATAGCATTGAGGAAGATGTAACTGTTGAGTATGGGGCTGACATCCATTCCAAAGAATTTGGTAGCGGGTTCCCCGTCAGTGACAGTAAGCGGCACCTAACCCCTGAGGAGGAG GAGTATGCTACGAGTGGTTGGAACCTGAATGTGATGCCAGTGTTGGAACAGTCTGTACTGTGCCACATCAATGCAGATATCTCTGGCATGAAGGTGCCCTGGCTCTATGTGGGCATGGTCTTCTCGGCcttttgttggcatattgaggaTCACTGGAGTTACTCCATTAACTACCTCCACTG GGGTGAGCCGAAGACCTGGTATGGGGTACCCTCCCTTGCAGCAGAACATTTGGAAGAGGTGATGAAGAAGCTGACACCTGAGCTCTTTGATAGCCAGCCTGACCTTCTGCACCAACTTGTTACCCTCATGAATCCCAACACCCTCATGTCCCATGGTGTGCCG GTTGTCCGCACAAACCAGTGTGCAGGAGAATTCGTCATTACCTTCCCTCGTGCTTACCACAGTGGCTTTAACCAAGGCTACAACTTTGCTGAGGCTGTCAACTTTTGCACTGCTGACTGG CTGCCAGCTGGGCGCCAGTGCATTGAGCACTACCGCCGACTCCGAAGATATTGTGTCTTCTCCCATGAGGAGCTCATCTGCAAGATGGCTGCTTGTCCAGAGAAGCTGGACCTGAATCTAGCAGCAGCTGTGCATAAAGAGATGTTCATCATGGTGCAGGAGGAGCGGCGTCTACGAAAGGCCCTGTTGGAGAAG GGCATCACTGAAGCTGAGCGAGAAGCTTTTGAGCTGCTCCCGGATGATGAACGCCAGTGCATCAAGTGCAAGACCACGTGCTTTCTATCAGCCCTAGCCTGCTATGACTGCCCTGATGGCCTTGTCTGCCTCTCCCACATCAATGATCTCTGCAAGTGCTCCAGTAGCCGGCAGTACTTGAG GTATCGGTACACCTTGGATGAGCTCCCTGCCATGCTCCATAAGCTGAAGGTCCGGGCTGAGTCCTTTGACACGTGGGCCAACAAAGTGCGAGTGGCCCTGGAGGTGGAGGATGGGCGGAAGCGCA GCCTTGAAGAGCTGAGGGCACTAGAGTCAGAGGCCCGTGAGCGGAGGTTTCCTAACAGTGAGCTGCTGCAGCGACTAAAGAACTGCCTGAGTGAGGCAGAGGCTTGCGTGTCCCGGGCTCTGGGGCTGGTCAGCGGCCAGGAAGCTGG CCCCCACAGGATGGCTGGTCTGCAGATGACCCTTGCTGAGCTCCGGGCCTTTCTGGACCAGATGAACAACTTGCCTTGTGCCATGCACCAGATTGGGGATGTCAAG GGTATTCTGGAACAGGTGGAAGCCTACCAAGCTGAGGCCTGTGAGGCTCTGGCCTCATTGCCGTCCAGTCCAGGGCTCCTGCAGTCCCTGCTGGAGAGAGGGCGGCAGCTTGGAGTGGAGGTACCTGAAGCCCAGCAGCTCCAGCGGCAGGTGGAACAGGCACAATGGCTGGATGAGGTTAAACGCACACTGGCCCCGTCAGCCCGAAGAGGCACCCTGGCTGTCATGCGGGGACTGTTGGTAGCAGGTGCCAGTGTGGCCCCTAGCCCTGCTGTGGACAAGGCCCAAGCCGAACTGCAGGAGCTACTGACCATTGCCGAACGCTGGGAGGAGAAGGCCCACCTCTGCCTGGAGGCCAG GCAGAAGCATCCACCAGCCACGCTTGAGGCCATAATTCATGAGGCAGAAAACATCCCTGTTCACCTGCCCAACATCCAGGCTCTCAAGGAGGCTCTTGCTAAGGCCCGGGCTTGGATTGCTGATGTGGACGAGATCCAA AATGGTGATCACTACCCCTGCCTGGATGACTTGGAGGGTCTGGTGGCTGTGGGCCGGGACCTACCTGTGGGGTTGGAGGAACTGAGACAGCTAGAGCTGCAGGTACTGACAGCGCACTCCTGGAGGGAGAAGGCCTCCAAGACCTTCCTCAAGAAGAATTCTTGCTACACTCTGCTGGAG gTGCTCTGCCCGTGTGCAGACGCCGGCTCAGACAGCACCAAGCGCAGCCGTTGGATGGAGAAGGAGCTGGGGTTGTACAAATCTGACACAGAGCTGCTGGGGCTATCTGCGCAGGAcctcagggacccaggctctGTG ATCGTGGCCTTCAAGGAGGGggaacagaaagagaaggagggaatCCTGCAGCTACGTCGCACCAACTCCACCAAACCCAGTCCACTGGCATCATCGACCACAGCTTCCTCTGCAACctccatctgtgtgtgtgggCAGGTGCCAGCCGGGGTGGGAGCTCTGCAGTGTGACCTGTGTCAGGACTGGTTCCATGGGCGATGTGTGTCGGTACCCCGCCTCCTCAGTTCCCCAAGGCCCagtcccaccccatccccactgcTGGCCTGGTGGGAGTGGGACACCAAATTCTTGTGTCCGCTGTGCATGCGCTCACGGCGCCCACGCCTGGAGACCATCTTGGCACTGCTGGTAGCGCTGCAGAGACTGCCTGTGCGGCTGCCTGAGGGTGAGGCCCTACAGTGCCTCACAGAGAGGGCCATCAGCTGGCAAGGCCGTGCAAGGCAGGCTCTGGCCTCTGAGGATGTGACTGCTCTGTTGGGACGGCTGGCTGAGCTTCGCCAGCGGCTGCAGGCTGAACCCAGGCCCGAGGAGCCCCCTACCTACCCTTCAGCCCCCGCCTCTGACcctctcagagaaggcagtggcaaggATATGCCTAAG GTGCAGGGGTTGCTAGAGAATGGAGACAGCATGACCAGTCCTGAGAAGGTAGCCCCGGGGGAGGGCTCAGGTAAGAGAG ACCTGGAGCTGCTGTCCTCGCTGTTGCCACGGTTGACTGGCCCTGTGTTGGAGCTGCCTGAGGCAACCCGGACCCCCCTAGAGGAGCTCATGTTGGAGGGGGACTTGCTTGAGGTGACCCTGGATGAGAACCAGAGCATCTGGCAGCTGCTGCAGGCTGGGCAGCCTCCAGATGTGGAGCGGATCCGCACACTTCTGGAG ctggagaaggctgagcgccatgGGAGCCGAGCACGGGGCCGGGCACTggagaggcggcggcggcggaaaGCAGAtcggggtggggagggtgatGACCCAGCCCGAGAGGAGCTAGAGCCAAAGAGGGTACGGAGCTCAGGGCCAGAGGCCGaggaggcccaggaggaggaggagctggaggaggagactGGGGGTGAgggtccacccccacccctgcccaccacTGACAGCCCCAGCACCCAGGAGAATGGCTTGGAGCCTGCACTAGGGGCCAGTTCAGGCTCCTCGGGCCCTTTCCCCACTTTGACTCCCCGGCTGCATGTGCCCTGCCCACAGCAGCCGTCTCAGCAACAGTTGTGA
- the KDM5C gene encoding lysine-specific demethylase 5C isoform X14 — translation MEPGSDDFLPPPECPVFEPSWAEFRDPLGYIAKIRPIAEKSGICKIRPPADWQPPFAVEVDNFRFTPRIQRLNELELNMSSSIQFIYSPVLPTFLPWCLVRWKVRWMGRNNKRTGLCGSWNGYKLGQKAQTRVKLNYLDQIAKFWEIQGSSLKIPNVERRILDLYSLSKIVVEEGGYEAICKDRRWARVAQRLNYPPGKNIGSLLRSHYERIVYPYEMYQSGANLVQCNTRPFDNEEKDKEYKPHSIPLRQSVQPSKFNSYGRRAKRLQPDPEPTEEDIEKNPELKKLQIYGAGPKMMGLGLMAKDKTLRKKDKEGPECPPTVVVKEESGGDMKVESTSPKTFLESKEELSHSPEPCTKMTMRLRRNHSNAQFIESYVCRMCSRGDEDDKLLLCDGCDDNYHIFCLLPPLPEIPKGVWRCPKCVMAVVRTNQCAGEFVITFPRAYHSGFNQGYNFAEAVNFCTADWLPAGRQCIEHYRRLRRYCVFSHEELICKMAACPEKLDLNLAAAVHKEMFIMVQEERRLRKALLEKGITEAEREAFELLPDDERQCIKCKTTCFLSALACYDCPDGLVCLSHINDLCKCSSSRQYLRYRYTLDELPAMLHKLKVRAESFDTWANKVRVALEVEDGRKRSLEELRALESEARERRFPNSELLQRLKNCLSEAEACVSRALGLVSGQEAGPHRMAGLQMTLAELRAFLDQMNNLPCAMHQIGDVKGILEQVEAYQAEACEALASLPSSPGLLQSLLERGRQLGVEVPEAQQLQRQVEQAQWLDEVKRTLAPSARRGTLAVMRGLLVAGASVAPSPAVDKAQAELQELLTIAERWEEKAHLCLEARQKHPPATLEAIIHEAENIPVHLPNIQALKEALAKARAWIADVDEIQNGDHYPCLDDLEGLVAVGRDLPVGLEELRQLELQVLTAHSWREKASKTFLKKNSCYTLLEVLCPCADAGSDSTKRSRWMEKELGLYKSDTELLGLSAQDLRDPGSVIVAFKEGEQKEKEGILQLRRTNSTKPSPLASSTTASSATSICVCGQVPAGVGALQCDLCQDWFHGRCVSVPRLLSSPRPSPTPSPLLAWWEWDTKFLCPLCMRSRRPRLETILALLVALQRLPVRLPEGEALQCLTERAISWQGRARQALASEDVTALLGRLAELRQRLQAEPRPEEPPTYPSAPASDPLREGSGKDMPKVQGLLENGDSMTSPEKVAPGEGSGKRDLELLSSLLPRLTGPVLELPEATRTPLEELMLEGDLLEVTLDENQSIWQLLQAGQPPDVERIRTLLELEKAERHGSRARGRALERRRRRKADRGGEGDDPAREELEPKRVRSSGPEAEEAQEEEELEEETGGEGPPPPLPTTDSPSTQENGLEPALGASSGSSGPFPTLTPRLHVPCPQQPSQQQL, via the exons gccCAGACGAGAGTGAAACTGAACTACTTGGATCAGATTGCCAAATTCTGGGAAATCCAGGGCTCTTCCTTAAAGATTCCCAATGTAGAACGGCGGATCTTGGACCTCTACAGCCTCAGCAAA ATAGTGGTGGAGGAAGGTGGCTATGAAGCCATCTGCAAGGACCGTCGATGGGCTCGGGTGGCCCAGCGCCTCAACTACCCACCAGGCAAAAACATTGGCTCCCTGCTGCGCTCCCACTATGAACGCATCGTTTACCCCTATGAGATGTACCAGTCTGGAGCCAACCTGGTG CAGTGCAACACACGTCCATTTGATAATGAGGAGAAGGACAAGGAATATAAACCTCACAGTATCCCCCTTCGACAGTCTGTGCAGCCCTCCAAGTTCAACAGCTATGGCCGGCGAGCCAAGAGACTGCAGCCTGAT CCGGAACCCACAGAAGAAGACATTGAAAAGAATCCTGAGCTAAAGAAGCTGCAGATCTATGGGGCAGGCCCCAAGATGATGGGCCTAGGCCTCATGGCCAAGGATAAGACTCTGCGGAAGAAAG ATAAGGAAGGGCCCGAGTGTCCCCCTACTGTAGTGGTGAAGGAGGAGTCAGGCGGGGACATGAAGGTGGAGTCAACCTCACCCAAGACCTTCCTGGAGAGCAAGGAGGAGCTGAGTCACAGCCCAGAGCCCTGCACCAAGATGACCATGAGGCTCAGGAGGAACCACAGCAATGCCCAGTTT ATTGAGTCATATGTGTGCCGAATGTGTTCGCGAGGGGATGAGGATGACAAGCTCCTGCTGTGTGATGGCTGTGATGACAACTACCACATCTTCTGCTTGTTGCCTCCTTTGCCTGAGATTCCCAAGGGTGTCTGGCGGTGTCCAAAGTGTGTCATGGCG GTTGTCCGCACAAACCAGTGTGCAGGAGAATTCGTCATTACCTTCCCTCGTGCTTACCACAGTGGCTTTAACCAAGGCTACAACTTTGCTGAGGCTGTCAACTTTTGCACTGCTGACTGG CTGCCAGCTGGGCGCCAGTGCATTGAGCACTACCGCCGACTCCGAAGATATTGTGTCTTCTCCCATGAGGAGCTCATCTGCAAGATGGCTGCTTGTCCAGAGAAGCTGGACCTGAATCTAGCAGCAGCTGTGCATAAAGAGATGTTCATCATGGTGCAGGAGGAGCGGCGTCTACGAAAGGCCCTGTTGGAGAAG GGCATCACTGAAGCTGAGCGAGAAGCTTTTGAGCTGCTCCCGGATGATGAACGCCAGTGCATCAAGTGCAAGACCACGTGCTTTCTATCAGCCCTAGCCTGCTATGACTGCCCTGATGGCCTTGTCTGCCTCTCCCACATCAATGATCTCTGCAAGTGCTCCAGTAGCCGGCAGTACTTGAG GTATCGGTACACCTTGGATGAGCTCCCTGCCATGCTCCATAAGCTGAAGGTCCGGGCTGAGTCCTTTGACACGTGGGCCAACAAAGTGCGAGTGGCCCTGGAGGTGGAGGATGGGCGGAAGCGCA GCCTTGAAGAGCTGAGGGCACTAGAGTCAGAGGCCCGTGAGCGGAGGTTTCCTAACAGTGAGCTGCTGCAGCGACTAAAGAACTGCCTGAGTGAGGCAGAGGCTTGCGTGTCCCGGGCTCTGGGGCTGGTCAGCGGCCAGGAAGCTGG CCCCCACAGGATGGCTGGTCTGCAGATGACCCTTGCTGAGCTCCGGGCCTTTCTGGACCAGATGAACAACTTGCCTTGTGCCATGCACCAGATTGGGGATGTCAAG GGTATTCTGGAACAGGTGGAAGCCTACCAAGCTGAGGCCTGTGAGGCTCTGGCCTCATTGCCGTCCAGTCCAGGGCTCCTGCAGTCCCTGCTGGAGAGAGGGCGGCAGCTTGGAGTGGAGGTACCTGAAGCCCAGCAGCTCCAGCGGCAGGTGGAACAGGCACAATGGCTGGATGAGGTTAAACGCACACTGGCCCCGTCAGCCCGAAGAGGCACCCTGGCTGTCATGCGGGGACTGTTGGTAGCAGGTGCCAGTGTGGCCCCTAGCCCTGCTGTGGACAAGGCCCAAGCCGAACTGCAGGAGCTACTGACCATTGCCGAACGCTGGGAGGAGAAGGCCCACCTCTGCCTGGAGGCCAG GCAGAAGCATCCACCAGCCACGCTTGAGGCCATAATTCATGAGGCAGAAAACATCCCTGTTCACCTGCCCAACATCCAGGCTCTCAAGGAGGCTCTTGCTAAGGCCCGGGCTTGGATTGCTGATGTGGACGAGATCCAA AATGGTGATCACTACCCCTGCCTGGATGACTTGGAGGGTCTGGTGGCTGTGGGCCGGGACCTACCTGTGGGGTTGGAGGAACTGAGACAGCTAGAGCTGCAGGTACTGACAGCGCACTCCTGGAGGGAGAAGGCCTCCAAGACCTTCCTCAAGAAGAATTCTTGCTACACTCTGCTGGAG gTGCTCTGCCCGTGTGCAGACGCCGGCTCAGACAGCACCAAGCGCAGCCGTTGGATGGAGAAGGAGCTGGGGTTGTACAAATCTGACACAGAGCTGCTGGGGCTATCTGCGCAGGAcctcagggacccaggctctGTG ATCGTGGCCTTCAAGGAGGGggaacagaaagagaaggagggaatCCTGCAGCTACGTCGCACCAACTCCACCAAACCCAGTCCACTGGCATCATCGACCACAGCTTCCTCTGCAACctccatctgtgtgtgtgggCAGGTGCCAGCCGGGGTGGGAGCTCTGCAGTGTGACCTGTGTCAGGACTGGTTCCATGGGCGATGTGTGTCGGTACCCCGCCTCCTCAGTTCCCCAAGGCCCagtcccaccccatccccactgcTGGCCTGGTGGGAGTGGGACACCAAATTCTTGTGTCCGCTGTGCATGCGCTCACGGCGCCCACGCCTGGAGACCATCTTGGCACTGCTGGTAGCGCTGCAGAGACTGCCTGTGCGGCTGCCTGAGGGTGAGGCCCTACAGTGCCTCACAGAGAGGGCCATCAGCTGGCAAGGCCGTGCAAGGCAGGCTCTGGCCTCTGAGGATGTGACTGCTCTGTTGGGACGGCTGGCTGAGCTTCGCCAGCGGCTGCAGGCTGAACCCAGGCCCGAGGAGCCCCCTACCTACCCTTCAGCCCCCGCCTCTGACcctctcagagaaggcagtggcaaggATATGCCTAAG GTGCAGGGGTTGCTAGAGAATGGAGACAGCATGACCAGTCCTGAGAAGGTAGCCCCGGGGGAGGGCTCAGGTAAGAGAG ACCTGGAGCTGCTGTCCTCGCTGTTGCCACGGTTGACTGGCCCTGTGTTGGAGCTGCCTGAGGCAACCCGGACCCCCCTAGAGGAGCTCATGTTGGAGGGGGACTTGCTTGAGGTGACCCTGGATGAGAACCAGAGCATCTGGCAGCTGCTGCAGGCTGGGCAGCCTCCAGATGTGGAGCGGATCCGCACACTTCTGGAG ctggagaaggctgagcgccatgGGAGCCGAGCACGGGGCCGGGCACTggagaggcggcggcggcggaaaGCAGAtcggggtggggagggtgatGACCCAGCCCGAGAGGAGCTAGAGCCAAAGAGGGTACGGAGCTCAGGGCCAGAGGCCGaggaggcccaggaggaggaggagctggaggaggagactGGGGGTGAgggtccacccccacccctgcccaccacTGACAGCCCCAGCACCCAGGAGAATGGCTTGGAGCCTGCACTAGGGGCCAGTTCAGGCTCCTCGGGCCCTTTCCCCACTTTGACTCCCCGGCTGCATGTGCCCTGCCCACAGCAGCCGTCTCAGCAACAGTTGTGA